Proteins co-encoded in one Ictalurus punctatus breed USDA103 chromosome 18, Coco_2.0, whole genome shotgun sequence genomic window:
- the map4k6 gene encoding mitogen-activated protein kinase kinase kinase kinase 6 isoform X3 encodes MMKDCMHKNIVAYFGSYLRNNKLWICMEFCGGGSLQDIYHVTGPLKERQIAYVCRETLQGLHYLHMMGKMHRDIKGANILLTERGDVKLADFGVAAEINASVVKRKSFIGTPYWMAPEVAAVERKGGYNQLCDIWAVGITAIELAELQPPMFDLHPMRALMLMSKSSFQSPKLKDKTKWSREFHYFIKMALTKSPRKRPTAEKLLQHAFITQLLTRNLVIELLDTANNPDLQQTQTMDDSDLETCRVFPDKITSLAKHLPVRKRISEEQLGLEKFGPSLQKDTDPCPDSVGPYDDWSSIGDEEESLGLLECVEEALLERSLTMKRAPSAEDSPTEEDKYATVKRVVPQPAKIHSPANQDKTASTLSPSSSPLIGSTPHTDANPCLVNESALLVGSTVSDLSLLTNISLINDSTSLGSPCMTPTNDLITGSSTAIERGGNRGHSPPRQPLSPEWSTLRRKTEDSKDDVHGLPPTPQVHMGACFSKVFNGCPLKIHCAGTWVLPKTRDQHLILGAEEGIYTLNLNELHEDTMEKLLPQRCSWLYIMNNVLMSVSGKSSQLTSHSLPALFEYRENMQRRQGHLSINAHRLSSRISLRKYAMSVKIPDTKGCRRCSVVRNPYTDSVFLCAAVPSGLVLLLWYEPMQKFMQLKHIPLNLPESLPIFELLVQESEELPQVCVGVHSGNHGSGKAVDHLRFNIIPLDDAPRVHPDGESLELKQITQLDRDTVLIALEDTVKTVNLQGCSSKGLVSELTFDFSIETLVCLQDSVLAFWKHGLKGKSLQSGEVVQEITDESRVFHVLCTNKDIILQSTPTHDPSAMCNLYILTGHESSY; translated from the exons GGACTACATTATTTACATATGATGGGGAAAATGCACAGAGATATCAAA GGAGCCAACATTCTTCTAACCGAGAGAGGAGATGTCAAACTAG CGGATTTTGGAGTAGCGGCGGAGATAAATGCGTCAGTTGTGAAGAGAAAGTCTTTTATTGGTACCCCATACTG GATGGCTCCAGAAGTGGCAGCTGTAGAGAGGAAAGGTGGCTATAACCAGCTGTGTGACATCTGGGCAGTGGGCATAACAGCCATAGAACTAGCAGAACTTCAGCCACCAATGTTTGATCTCCACCCAATGAG AGCTTTAATGCTGATGTCCAAAAGCAGCTTCCAGTCACCCAAACTGAAGGACAAGACCAAATG GTCTAGAGAATTCCACTATTTCATCAAGATGGCACTTACCAAAAGTCCTCGGAAGAGGCCAACAGCTGAGAAACTGCTGCAG catgCTTTCATTACCCAACTGTTGACACGTAATTTGGTCATAGAGTTGCTGGACACTGCCAACAACCCTGATCTTCAGCAAACTCAGACTATGGATGACAGTGATCTTGAG ACATGCAGGGTTTTTCCTGATAAGATTACATCATTAGCGAAACACCTGCCTGTCAGAAAAAGAATTTCTGAAGAGCAGC TTGGCCTTGAAAAGTTTGGACCATCCTTGCAGAAAGACACCGACCCTTGCCCGGATTCAGTG GGACCCTATGATGATTGGAGCTCTATTGGGGATGAGGAGGAATCTCT AGGTTTACTGGAGTGTGTTGAGGAAGCTTTGCTTGAGAG gagCTTAACTATGAAGAGAGCACCCTCGGCTGAG GACTCGCCAACAGAAGAGGACAAATACGCCACGGTGAAGAGGGTGGTTCCACAACCAGCTAAAATTCATTCCCCTGCAAATCAAGATAAAACTGCCTCCACCCTCTCTCCAAGTTCTTCCCCTCTCATTGGCTCAACACCCCACACAGATGCTAACCCCTGCCTTGTTAATGAGTCAGCGTTACTGGTTGGCTCAACAGTCTCTGACCTTTCCCTCCTCACAAACATCTCCCTCATAAATGACTCCACCAGTCTGGGCTCCCCATGCATGACTCCAACCAATG ATTTAATAACGGGAAGCTCCACTGCTATTGAGCGAGGAGGGAACAGAGGTCACTCTCCTCCCCGGCAGCCACTCTCACCTGAATGGAGCACGCttagaagaaaaacagaagactCT AAAGATGATGTTCACGGACTGCCACCTACACCTCAAGTGCAT ATGGGGGCCTGTTTCTCCAAGGTATTTAATGGCTGTCCCTTGAAGATTCACTGTGCTGGTACTTGGGTTTTACCAAAGACCAGAG ATCAACATCTAATCCTAGGTGCAGAGGAGGGCATTTACACTCTGAACCTcaacgagctccatgaagacactaTGGAGAAG TTGCTCCCACAGAGATGCAGCTGGCTATATATCATGAACAATGTGCTAATGTCTGTCTCAG GAAAGTCCTCACAGCTGACCTCCCACAGTCTGCCTGCACTCTTTGAATACCGTGAAAACATGCAACGGCGCCAAGGTCACCTTTCGATCAATGCTCACCGCTTGAGTTCAAGAATCAGCTTGAG GAAGTATGCCATGTCTGTGAAGATCCCAGACACTAAGGGCTGTAGAAGGTGTAGCGTAG TACGGAACCCGTATACGGACAGCGTGTTCTTGTGTGCTGCAGTGCCCAGTGGTCTGGTTCTCCTCCTGTGGTATGAGCCTATGCAGAAGTTCATGCAACTCAAA CACATACCTCTAAATCTGCCTGAGTCTTTGCCAATCTTTGAGCTTCTGGTGCAGGAGAGCGAGGAACTTCcacaagtgtgtgtgggggtgcaCTCTGGAAATCACGGCTCTGGAAAAGCCGTGGATCATCTACGATTCAATATCATCCCTCTTGACGATGCACCTAGGGTACATCCAG ATGGTGAGAGTCTCGAACTGAAACAAATAACCCAACTGGATAGAGACACAGTCCTCATAGCTCTGGAAG ACACTGTGAAAACTGTAAATCTCCAGGGCTGCTCCAGCAAAGGCTTGGTTTCAGAACTCACCTTTGACTTCTCCATTGAGACACTTG TGTGCTTGCAGGATAGCGTTCTTGCCTTTTGGAAGCACGGACTTAAGggaaagagcttacaaagcggCGAG GTAGTGCAGGAGATCACGGACGAGAGTCGCGTCTTCCACGTGCTTTGTACAAATAA GGACATCATCTTACAAAGCACTCCCACGCACGATCCTTCTGCCATGTGCAACCTGTATATCCTTACAGGCCACGAGAGCAGCTATTAA